Genomic segment of Synechococcales cyanobacterium T60_A2020_003:
AGAACCGTTGGGAGTCCCGTTTTCGCCTCCAGCCAATCAGCCAGGGGCACGTTGTACCAGTCCTGGAGATTAATCGCCACCCGGGCGACCCGTCCGGCAGCATCGGCGGGGCCGGGGGTCCCGACTCCGATGGCGCTACCTTCAGAGTTTGGATCGACCTGGGCGATCGCCCCTAACATGGCCTCTAATACGGCCTCTGGGGTAGCCGGACTCGGTGTCGGCACCGTCACCGATTGCAGACCATTCCCCTCCGCATCAAAGCGTCCTAGCTTAATCGCCGTTCCGCCCAAATCAATGCCGATTACTTGTTGAATCATGGTGCGATCGCCCCTTCTCAACCTTCCTGTTCCCGCCGCAACAGCGGATTCACAAACTCATTCAACCCTTCACCCACCAACGACAATCCCACTACCAGGAACGTCATTGCCAGTCCGGGAAATAGCGCTGTCCACCAAATCCCTGTCGGGAGGGCATCCAGCGCCTGCCGGAGATCCGCTCCCCATTCGGGGGTTTGTTCGGGCAATCCCAAACCCAGGAAGCCTAATCCTCCCAAAATCAGCACCGCGTCTGCCGCGTTGAGGGTAAACAGCACGGGCACACTTTGGATCACGTTCAGAAACAGGTAGCGGGATAAAACGACCCAGGTTGGCGCACCCATCGCCTGCGCCGCTTCGATAAAGAGTTCCGTTTTGATGCTGACCGTATGGTTTCGGACGACGCGGTAGTACTGCGGCACATAGGCAATGCTCAGGGCGATCGCCGCGTTCAAAATTCCTCGCCCGACTACAAACGCTAACGTGACGGACAACAGCAATCCCGGCAACGTATAGATCGCATCCATTAAAAACAGCAGCACCCGATCCACCCGTCCCCCCAGGTAGCCACTCACCATCCCCAAGGGCACACCCACCACCATACTCAGCACGGTCGCCAGCACCACCACTTGCAGTGCCGCCCGACTGCCAAACAGCGTTCGGGAAAAGACATCATAGCCTTGGCGACTCGTCCCAAACCAGTGGGCGGTGGAGGGTGGCTCGTGAATTGGATTTGCCAACGCCTCCACGGGATCTTGAATCCATCCCCAGGATTGTAGTAGGGGTGCCAATAGGGCGATCGCCACAAACGCGATCGTAATCACCAGTCCAATCCGCATGAACTGCGTGGAGAGACTGGGGCGTTTAGACAGCCGCAACAGTCCAGAAAATCTCGATTTGGCTGAAGTCATGATCAGGAGGGGGAAGGGAATACACGCCCCAAGAGCTACCTGCAAAATCTTACAGCAAGTTGCGATCGCCCGACTTAACTCATCGATCCCGCCATGGGAGCCTCCCATCCTTCACAATAGAGAAAGTTCGATTTCGGTTTCATTTTTCTATGTCTAGCCCCAGCCCCTTATCTCTCGCGGATGCCCATCAATGTCTAAGCCAGTGGGATTGCCTCAGCCCAGACCCAACCCCTGAAACCTACGGCCAAACCCGGGAGGCATTACGGATGGTTGTAGCCCACTCGGACTATCAAATTTTGGGCATCTGTGCCGATTCGCTCAGTCAGGGTCATCGTGCCCTGATGACCTATGCCCAGGCACTTGGCTATACCGTTGATGATTCTGCGTTGCCGTTGGATCAGGAAGGGGCGATCGCCCTTCGCAGCACATATATCAAATACAATCCAACATCGGGGCTACTCTACGCTAGTGATTATGAAGGAATCCATCGAGGGGTGCTGGTGGCCTGCCAGTCAGAGACTACGGAAGGGATTAACGAGATGTACGGTCATTTGCCCCTTGATTTGTTCGATGGAGTGACCTTCGCCTAACCCGTCATTCAGCCTTGAGGGAAGTTCCTGTCCAAAAATTGGTAGTGCATTTTAGTGCGGGGCAGAGGAAAAGGGGGTGTTCCCTTGCTCGACCAACTTCCGT
This window contains:
- a CDS encoding ABC transporter permease → MTSAKSRFSGLLRLSKRPSLSTQFMRIGLVITIAFVAIALLAPLLQSWGWIQDPVEALANPIHEPPSTAHWFGTSRQGYDVFSRTLFGSRAALQVVVLATVLSMVVGVPLGMVSGYLGGRVDRVLLFLMDAIYTLPGLLLSVTLAFVVGRGILNAAIALSIAYVPQYYRVVRNHTVSIKTELFIEAAQAMGAPTWVVLSRYLFLNVIQSVPVLFTLNAADAVLILGGLGFLGLGLPEQTPEWGADLRQALDALPTGIWWTALFPGLAMTFLVVGLSLVGEGLNEFVNPLLRREQEG
- a CDS encoding DUF1824 family protein; this translates as MSSPSPLSLADAHQCLSQWDCLSPDPTPETYGQTREALRMVVAHSDYQILGICADSLSQGHRALMTYAQALGYTVDDSALPLDQEGAIALRSTYIKYNPTSGLLYASDYEGIHRGVLVACQSETTEGINEMYGHLPLDLFDGVTFA